Proteins from a genomic interval of Sugiyamaella lignohabitans strain CBS 10342 chromosome C, complete sequence:
- the NRP1 gene encoding Nrp1p (Putative RNA binding hypothetical protein; localizes to stress granules induced by glucose deprivation; predicted to be involved in ribosome biogenesis; GO_component: GO:0005737 - cytoplasm [Evidence IDA] [PMID 14562095]; GO_component: GO:0010494 - cytoplasmic stress granule [Evidence IDA] [PMID 18981231]; GO_function: GO:0003723 - RNA binding [Evidence IEA]; GO_function: GO:0046872 - metal ion binding [Evidence IEA]; GO_function: GO:0003674 - molecular_function [Evidence ND]; GO_function: GO:0003676 - nucleic acid binding [Evidence IEA]; GO_function: GO:0000166 - nucleotide binding [Evidence IEA]; GO_function: GO:0008270 - zinc ion binding [Evidence IEA]; GO_process: GO:0008150 - biological_process [Evidence ND]) produces MCTSLTTLTWDSVKNAPSFREGIMAFDNYLQETLISKGTDFAFVTLNGSDLRVQLAREAHDKGVILPPYLRHPKYFDLRSEYTRWQAHHPESIPYSAASISSIYVALDVMDAKSGNRSVVPSATESRRAIDAAHLSTQILRALIQKSQPSDQHPDVLTRPVDTAADLAAFINENSKVLHLSNLPHDTTQSELESWFTQYGGRPISFWTLRTPDPNRSVEAGFALFSSHEDAMASLSMNGRALNDRAIEISPSSNRVLERAQEILSPFPPSKNRPRPGDWTCPSCGFSNFQRRTACFRCSYPSPTQTSISSGSNVNHNRNNSSQSNIALYSGSSDYQQQVGMAQSLNPTVSSSTNAASASQQTLYQQQQQQTQPQSQQMHLMNHPQHLNHQVASNTMNNVNSTSRNYGVLNNNGATTGPNQIRSLPSGGNLTGIPSVPFRAGDWKCGADGCNYHNFAKNIYCLRCGAPRATAATTGGPVNPQHNRVPSYSKQPQFSANQYTQPLATTDTGYPQLRQASGPLPGVQPGW; encoded by the coding sequence ATGTGCACATCATTAACCACATTAACATGGGACTCTGTAAAGAATGCTCCTTCTTTTAGAGAGGGAATTATGGCATTCGACAACTATTTACAAGAGACTCTTATTTCAAAAGGAACCgattttgcatttgttACTCTAAATGGATCTGATTTAAGGGTTCAACTGGCCCGAGAAGCCCATGATAAAGGTGTCATTTTACCTCCCTATTTAAGGCACCCTAAATATTTCGACTTGAGGTCTGAATACACACGCTGGCAGGCCCACCATCCAGAAAGTATTCCTTactctgctgcttcaaTTTCAAGCATTTATGTCGCCTTGGATGTTATGGATGCTAAATCTGGCAATAGGTCTGTAGTACCAAGTGCTACTGAATCTCGAAGGGCTATTGATGCTGCTCATCTAAGCACACAGATCCTACGAGCTTTGATTCAAAAGTCACAACCATCTGATCAACACCCCGATGTTCTTACACGACCTGTTGATACCGCTGCAGATCTTGCGGCCTTTATAAATGAGAACTCCAAAGTTTTACACCTCAGTAATTTACCCCATGATACAACTCAAAGTGAACTGGAGAGCTGGTTTACTCAGTATGGAGGACGACCCATCAGCTTCTGGACCTTGAGAACCCCTGATCCAAATCGATCAGTCGAAGCAGGGTTTGCCTTGTTCTCCTCGCACGAAGATGCCATGGCCAGTCTGTCGATGAACGGTCGTGCTCTCAATGATCGTGCTATCGAGATCTCTCCTTCTAGTAATCGGGTATTAGAGCGAGCCCAGGAAATCCTCTCTCCCTTCCCACCGAGCAAAAACAGACCTCGTCCTGGCGACTGGACGTGTCCTTCGTGTGGATTCTCTAATTTCCAGCGTCGTACTGCCTGCTTTAGATGTAGCTACCCGTCTCCTACCCAAACCAGTATATCCTCTGGTAGCAACGTCAATCACAACCGTAACAACAGTAGCCAGTCGAATATCGCTCTCTATTCGGGCTCTAGTGACTACCAACAGCAGGTAGGGATGGCTCAGTCTCTCAACCCCACCGTTTCAAGTTCTACAAATGCTGCATCAGCTTCTCAGCAAACATTataccaacaacaacagcagcaaactCAACCCCAATCACAACAAATGCATCTTATGAACCACCCGCAGCATCTTAACCATCAGGTGGCCAGTAATACTATGAATAATGTTAACTCCACTTCGCGTAATTATGGTGTCTTGAATAATAATGGAGCCACTACTGGCCCTAATCAAATCCGTTCCCTACCAAGTGGTGGTAATTTGACAGGCATTCCTTCAGTTCCTTTCCGAGCTGGTGATTGGAAATGCGGAGCTGATGGGTGTAACTACCACAACTTTGCGAAGAATATCTACTGTTTACGATGTGGAGCTCCCAGAGCTACTGCTGCAACCACTGGGGGACCGGTCAATCCACAACACAACCGTGTTCCGAGCTATTCCAAGCAGCCTCAATTCAGTGCCAACCAATATACCCAACCTCTAGCCACTACTGACACGGGCTACCCGCAGCTCCGACAAGCCTCGGGACCACTACCCGGGGTTCAACCGGGCTGGtaa
- the VPS34 gene encoding phosphatidylinositol 3-kinase VPS34 (Phosphatidylinositol (PI) 3-kinase that synthesizes PI-3-phosphate; forms membrane-associated signal transduction complex with Vps15p to regulate protein sorting; activated by the GTP-bound form of Gpa1p; a fraction is localized, with Vps15p, to nuclear pores at nucleus-vacuole junctions and may facilitate transcription elongation for genes positioned at the nuclear periphery; GO_component: GO:0005794 - Golgi apparatus [Evidence IEA,IEA]; GO_component: GO:0005768 - endosome [Evidence IEA]; GO_component: GO:0005768 - endosome [Evidence IDA] [PMID 16421251]; GO_component: GO:0010008 - endosome membrane [Evidence IEA]; GO_component: GO:0000329 - fungal-type vacuole membrane [Evidence IDA] [PMID 16421251]; GO_component: GO:0000329 - fungal-type vacuole membrane [Evidence IDA] [PMID 19001347]; GO_component: GO:0016020 - membrane [Evidence IEA]; GO_component: GO:0005643 - nuclear pore [Evidence IDA] [PMID 23335340]; GO_component: GO:0071561 - nucleus-vacuole junction [Evidence IDA] [PMID 23335340]; GO_component: GO:0005777 - peroxisome [Evidence IDA] [PMID 21121900]; GO_component: GO:0034271 - phosphatidylinositol 3-kinase complex I [Evidence IDA] [PMID 11157979]; GO_component: GO:0034272 - phosphatidylinositol 3-kinase complex II [Evidence IDA] [PMID 11157979]; GO_component: GO:0000407 - pre-autophagosomal structure [Evidence IDA] [PMID 16421251]; GO_function: GO:0016303 - 1-phosphatidylinositol-3-kinase activity [Evidence IEA,IEA]; GO_function: GO:0016303 - 1-phosphatidylinositol-3-kinase activity [Evidence IDA] [PMID 7989323]; GO_function: GO:0016303 - 1-phosphatidylinositol-3-kinase activity [Evidence IDA,IMP] [PMID 8385367]; GO_function: GO:0005524 - ATP binding [Evidence IEA]; GO_function: GO:0016301 - kinase activity [Evidence IEA]; GO_function: GO:0000166 - nucleotide binding [Evidence IEA]; GO_function: GO:0016773 - phosphotransferase activity, alcohol group as acceptor [Evidence IEA]; GO_function: GO:0004672 - protein kinase activity [Evidence IDA] [PMID 7989323]; GO_function: GO:0016740 - transferase activity [Evidence IEA]; GO_function: GO:0016772 - transferase activity, transferring phosphorus-containing groups [Evidence IEA]; GO_process: GO:0030242 - peroxisome degradation [Evidence IMP] [PMID 21121900]; GO_process: GO:0046854 - phosphatidylinositol phosphorylation [Evidence IEA]; GO_process: GO:0046854 - phosphatidylinositol phosphorylation [Evidence IDA] [PMID 7989323]; GO_process: GO:0046854 - phosphatidylinositol phosphorylation [Evidence IDA,IMP] [PMID 8385367]; GO_process: GO:0036092 - phosphatidylinositol-3-phosphate biosynthetic process [Evidence IEA,IEA]; GO_process: GO:0048015 - phosphatidylinositol-mediated signaling [Evidence IEA]; GO_process: GO:0016310 - phosphorylation [Evidence IEA]; GO_process: GO:0032968 - positive regulation of transcription elongation from RNA polymerase II promoter [Evidence IMP] [PMID 23335340]; GO_process: GO:0006468 - protein phosphorylation [Evidence IDA] [PMID 7989323]; GO_process: GO:0015031 - protein transport [Evidence IEA]; GO_process: GO:0006810 - transport [Evidence IEA]) produces MVTVQVYADSKPLTIPVSTPYKSFRNSRKWNEWLELPIKFSQLPLTSQLAITIWDYSGGKDLVCYGGTTVKLFQSTDCTIKTGRQKLKVWLDREADGHSNSTTDSTIVSEQEMDRLEKLIKKHEAGDLPMVDWLDNLTFRKIEQINKNQRPNNEHENILYVDLVQFDFPVVFSDIEYSVYGNGLHGYVNQRRAINSTPASAGLNSDLNNEQAAIHPSNAKQLSGATTPIPAPLPVKKAESAKSLIIVNDPEQNRENPIESKYRRLVRNHKSNQFDQELKPNAKIRDELNVIINSPVQELTVDEKNLLWKFRYYLTRHKQALTKFLQAVSWEDAVEARQAVEMLPRWAEIGVDDALELLGPAFTDPNVRLHAVNRLRKANDQELELYLLQLVEALKFEYQPKEIINKPGTSSAHRNQAPVAQKAHLAGFLIGRAVKNPILGNYFYWYLAVEAQEKTETAETIFQPILNQFLLSLQSQPPAPGSDLPPTEILRAQIKLMRKLLDVARNIRQSKEARPKKVSKLRAYLAESKTGLVSFPPIALPLNPTVKVVGCIPEDSNVFKSSLSPIKVTLKAEDGSLYPIILKSGDDLRQDQLVIQIITLMDQLLRNENLDLKLTPYRILATATKEGALQFVPNETIAHVLAEYHGILPYLRNHNPDESNELKIKPEAMDTFVRSCAGYCVITYILGVGDRHLDNLLICPDGHFFHADYGYILGRDPKPFPPMMKLPYQLIEGMGGASSENYDKFRSYCFTAYTTLRKSANLILSLFALMTESSIPDIMFEREKAVQKVKEKFCLEMTEAEAMIHFQNLINASVNSLVPIMIDRLHSLAQYWRA; encoded by the coding sequence ATGGTTACTGTACAAGTATATGCGGATAGTAAACCACTGACTATACCCGTATCTACGCCCTATAAATCGTTTAGGAATTCTAGGAAATGGAACGAGTGGTTGGAGTTGCCAATCAAATTCAGTCAGCTGCCCCTAACATCGCAGTTGGCTATCACCATCTGGGACTACTCAGGAGGCAAAGATTTAGTGTGTTATGGTGGTACAACGGTCAAGTTGTTTCAGAGTACAGACTGTACGATAAAAACAGGACGACAGAAGTTAAAGGTCTGGCTTGACAGAGAAGCAGATGGACATAGTAACAGCACGACGGATAGTACCATTGTCTCGGAACAGGAAATGGACAGGCTTGAGAAGCTGATTAAAAAGCATGAAGCGGGAGATTTACCCATGGTGGACTGGCTGGATAATTTAACATTTCGCAAGATTGAACAAATTAATAAGAACCAGCGGCCAAATAATGAGCATGAGAATATTCTCTATGTGGATTTGGTACAATTCGACTTTCCAGTAGTATTTTCCGACATCGAATATTCTGTTTATGGCAACGGTTTGCATGGATATGTGAATCAACGACGTGCCATTAATAGCACACCAGCAAGTGCCGGTTTAAATAGCGACTTGAATAATGAACAAGCAGCAATACATCCGTCTAATGCTAAACAACTTAGTGGTGCTACGACTCCTATACCAGCACCTCTTCCAGTTAAAAAAGCAGAAAGTGCAAAGTCCCTAATCATAGTAAATGATCCAGAGCAAAATCGCGAAAATCCAATTGAGTCGAAATATAGACGACTAGTGCGAAATCACAAGTCCAATCAGTTCGACCAAGAATTAAAACCGAACGCTAAGATCAGAGATGAGTTGAATGTAATTATCAACTCTCCAGTACAGGAACTTACGGTAGACGAGAAGAACTTGTTGTGGAAGTTTAGGTACTATTTAACCCGTCACAAACAGGCACTTACTAAGTTCCTACAAGCTGTCAGTTGGGAAGATGCTGTGGAAGCACGTCAAGCTGTGGAAATGTTACCCCGTTGGGCAGAAATTGGGGTAGATGATGCTTTAGAGCTGTTGGGACCTGCATTCACCGATCCAAATGTACGGTTGCATGCAGTCAATAGACTCCGCAAAGCCAACGATCAAGAATTGgaattatatttattacaacTAGTAGAAGCACTCAAGTTCGAATATCAGCCAAAGGAAATTATCAACAAACCAGGCACTTCGTCAGCACATAGAAACCAAGCTCCTGTAGCACAAAAGGCGCATTTGGCAGGGTTTTTGATTGGACGAGCCGTCAAAAATCCAATTCTTGGTAACTATTTCTACTGGTATTTGGCGGTCGAAGCGCAAGAAAAAACTGAAACTGCTGAAACTATTTTCCAGCCTATATTGAATCAGTTTCTTTTATCTTTGCAAAGTCAACCGCCTGCTCCTGGTAGTGACTTGCCGCCTACAGAAATATTGCGAGCGCAAATCAAGCTCATGCGAAAGCTTCTTGATGTAGCAAGAAACATTCGACAATCAAAAGAAGCCCGACCAAAGAAAGTAAGTAAATTACGTGCGTACCTTGCAGAATCAAAAACTGGGCTTGTGTCGTTCCCACCGATTGCTCTACCACTCAATCCAACCGTTAAGGTAGTGGGCTGCATTCCCGAAGACTCCAACGTATTTAAGAGTAGTCTGTCGCCTATTAAGGTGACATTAAAGGCTGAAGATGGCTCTTTATATCCTATAATTCTCAAGTCAGGTGATGACTTGAGACAGGATCAGCTAGTCATTCAGATCATCACGCTTATGGATCAATTACTACGCAACGAAAATCTCGACCTCAAGCTTACCCCGTATCGCATCCTAGCTACAGCTACTAAAGAAGGAGCATTACAATTTGTTCCGAATGAAACAATTGCTCATGTTTTGGCAGAGTATCATGGCATTCTTCCATATCTTCGCAATCATAACCCCGACGAGTCGAATGAGTTGAAGATCAAGCCTGAAGCGATGGATACATTTGTTCGATCTTGTGCTGGCTATTGTGTCATCACTTATATCCTTGGTGTAGGAGACCGGCATTTGGATAATCTTCTTATTTGTCCTGATGGCCATTTCTTCCACGCTGATTATGGCTATATTCTAGGTCGAGACCCCAAGCCGTTTCCACCAATGATGAAGCTTCCATATCAACTCATTGAAGGAATGGGTGGTGCTTCGTCAGAAAACTATGACAAATTCCGAAGCTACTGCTTCACTGCATACACCACATTGCGTAAATCGGCCAATTTGATTCTCAGTTTGTTTGCTCTTATGACGGAGTCATCCATTCCAGATATCATGTTTGAGCGTGAAAAGGCTGTTCAAAAAGTCAAAGAGAAGTTCTGTCTTGAAATGACCGAGGCAGAAGCAATGATCCATTTCCAGAACCTCATTAATGCATCTGTCAACTCGCTGGTACCAATCATGATTGACAGACTCCACAGTCTTGCCCAGTACTGGAGGGCATAG
- the SFA1 gene encoding bifunctional alcohol dehydrogenase/S-(hydroxymethyl)glutathione dehydrogenase (Bifunctional alcohol dehydrogenase and formaldehyde dehydrogenase; formaldehyde dehydrogenase activity is glutathione-dependent; functions in formaldehyde detoxification and formation of long chain and complex alcohols, regulated by Hog1p-Sko1p; protein abundance increases in response to DNA replication stress; GO_component: GO:0005737 - cytoplasm [Evidence IDA] [PMID 14562095]; GO_component: GO:0005739 - mitochondrion [Evidence IDA] [PMID 14576278]; GO_component: GO:0005739 - mitochondrion [Evidence IDA] [PMID 16823961]; GO_function: GO:0051903 - S-(hydroxymethyl)glutathione dehydrogenase activity [Evidence IEA,IEA]; GO_function: GO:0051903 - S-(hydroxymethyl)glutathione dehydrogenase activity [Evidence IDA] [PMID 8483449]; GO_function: GO:0004022 - alcohol dehydrogenase (NAD) activity [Evidence IEA]; GO_function: GO:0004022 - alcohol dehydrogenase (NAD) activity [Evidence IMP] [PMID 12499363]; GO_function: GO:0004022 - alcohol dehydrogenase (NAD) activity [Evidence IDA] [PMID 8483449]; GO_function: GO:0033833 - hydroxymethylfurfural reductase (NADH) activity [Evidence IMP] [PMID 16652391]; GO_function: GO:0046872 - metal ion binding [Evidence IEA]; GO_function: GO:0016491 - oxidoreductase activity [Evidence IEA,IEA]; GO_function: GO:0008270 - zinc ion binding [Evidence IEA]; GO_process: GO:0000947 - amino acid catabolic process to alcohol via Ehrlich pathway [Evidence IGI] [PMID 12499363]; GO_process: GO:0006069 - ethanol oxidation [Evidence IEA]; GO_process: GO:0046294 - formaldehyde catabolic process [Evidence IDA] [PMID 8483449]; GO_process: GO:0033859 - furaldehyde metabolic process [Evidence IMP] [PMID 16652391]; GO_process: GO:0055114 - oxidation-reduction process [Evidence IEA,IEA]), with product MSTAGKPITCKAAVAWEAGKPLTIEEIEVAPPKAHEVRIKILHSGVCHTDAYTLSGSDPEGAFPIILGHEGAGIVESVGEGVTSVKVGDHVIALYTPECKECKFCKSGKTNLCGKIRATQGKGVMPDGTSRFTCKGKPLLHFMGCSTFSEYTVVADISVVAIDEKAPLDKACLLGCGVTTGYGAATITANVQEGDSVAVFGAGCVGLSVVQGAAARKAGKIIVIDVDDKKKEWATKFGATDFINPKTVDKPIAEHLVEVTDGGLDFTFDCTGNVDVMRSALEACHKGWGQSIIIGVAAAGKEISTRPFQLVTGRVWRGSAFGGVKGRSQLPGLVEDYMKGTLKVEEFITHRHSLDGVNTAFKDMHAGDCIRAVLSYHQ from the coding sequence ATGTCAACTGCTGGAAAACCCATTACTTGtaaagctgctgttgcctGGGAGGCTGGTAAGCCCCTGACCATCGAGGAGATCGAGGTGGCTCCTCCTAAGGCTCACGAAGTCCGTATCAAGATCTTGCATTCTGGTGTTTGTCACACTGATGCTTATACTTTGTCAGGATCCGATCCCGAGGGTGCTTTCCCCATTATTCTTGGACACGAGGGTGCTGGTATTGTTGAGAGTGTTGGTGAAGGTGTTACCAGTGTCAAGGTCGGTGACCATGTCATTGCTTTGTATACCCCAGAATGCAAGGAATGTAAGTTCTGTAAGTCTGGTAAGACCAATTTGTGTGGTAAGATCAGAGCTACTCAAGGAAAGGGTGTCATGCCCGATGGAACTAGTCGTTTTACTTGCAAGGGCAAGCCATTGCTTCATTTTATGGGTTGTTCCACCTTTTCTGAGTAcactgttgttgctgatatctCAGTTGTCGCTATTGATGAGAAGGCTCCTCTTGATAAGGCTTGTTTGTTAGGTTGCGGTGTCACTACTGGTTATGGTGCTGCTACCATTACTGCCAATGTCCAAGAGGGCGACTCTGTTGCTGTATTTGGTGCTGGTTGTGTTGGTTTGTCGGTTGTTCaaggtgctgctgctcgtaAGGCCGGTAAGATCATTGTTATCGACGTTGATGACAAAAAGAAGGAATGGGCTACCAAGTTCGGTGCTACCGACTTCATCAACCCCAAGACTGTGGACAAGCCAATTGCTGAGCACTTGGTTGAAGTCACTGACGGTGGTCTTGACTTCACCTTTGACTGTACTGGTAATGTCGATGTCATGCGCAGTGCTTTGGAGGCTTGTCACAAGGGCTGGGGTCAATCTATTATCattggtgttgctgctgctggtaaggAGATCTCTACTCGTCCCTTCCAATTGGTTACTGGTCGTGTTTGGAGAGGTTCTGCCTTTGGTGGTGTCAAGGGTCGTTCTCAACTCCCTGGTCTTGTTGAGGATTACATGAAAGGTACTCTCAAGGTCGAGGAGTTCATCACCCACCGTCATTCTTTGGATGGAGTCAACACCGCTTTCAAAGACATGCATGCTGGAGACTGTATCCGTGCTGTTCTCTCTTACCATCAATAG